In one window of Macrotis lagotis isolate mMagLag1 chromosome 5, bilby.v1.9.chrom.fasta, whole genome shotgun sequence DNA:
- the LOC141489185 gene encoding uncharacterized protein LOC141489185: MADTCFSRPCMPTASATSVCSSDVSCGSNVCLPSSCIGSNWQLENCPESCCEPSCCGPSCCPAPCCQPASCLTLVCHPVCCLPASCQPACEPSPCQATCTSGCGSSCCQAPSCSVSPCAVQSCCCTPLCCQPSCCLALPVCCKPSCCVTTACCPTSSCCRPASCISFLCQPVCSPAPCCVPLSCKPSCCTTTSSSSCCCAPSCCPSSTCCRPTSSVSLLCRPVCCKPACCKPACCSTSSGQKSSC, from the coding sequence ATGGCAGACACCTGCTTTTCCAGACCCTGCATGCCCACAGCCTCAGCCACCTCGGTGTGCTCCAGTGATGTGAGCTGTGGCAGCAATGTCTGCTTGCCCAGTTCCTGCATTGGTTCAAACTGGCAGCTGGAAAACTGCCCGGAGAGTTGCTGTGAACCCAGCTGCTGCGGGCCCTCCTGCTGCCCAGCCCCCTGCTGCCAGCCAGCCTCCTGCCTGACCCTCGTGTGCCACCCGGTCTGCTGCCTGCCTGCCTCCTGCCAGCCAGCCTGTGAACCAAGCCCCTGCCAGGCCACCTGCACCTCTGGCTGTGGTTCTTCCTGCTGCCAAGCCCCTAGCTGCTCTGTCTCTCCCTGTGCGGTGCAGTCCTGCTGCTGCACCCCTCTCTGCTGCCAGCCCAGCTGCTGCCTGGCCCTGCCCGTGTGCTGCAAGCCCAGCTGCTGTGTGACCACAGCCTGTTGTCCGACCTCCAGCTGCTGCCGCCCTGCCTCCTGCATCTCTTTTCTCTGCCAGCCTGTGTGCAGTCCGGCCCCCTGCTGTGTGCCCCTCTCCTGCAAACCCTCTTGCTGCACCACCACGTCCTCCTCCTCTTGCTGCTGCGCCCCGTCCTGCTGTCCCTCCTCCACCTGCTGCCGCCCCACCTCCAGCGTGTCCCTCCTCTGCCGGCCTGTCTGCTGCAAACCTGCCTGCTGCAAACCTGCCTGCTGCAGTACCTCCTCTGGCCAAAAGTCTTCCTGTTGA